The following proteins are co-located in the Macadamia integrifolia cultivar HAES 741 chromosome 3, SCU_Mint_v3, whole genome shotgun sequence genome:
- the LOC122072746 gene encoding uncharacterized protein LOC122072746 isoform X2, producing the protein MMILNPATVVVPRGPPLRRAFTVTNISSTEQLRTQLDQLHSEAEKTIFKANNARLRLMRLSEAAEKLKQRAAMDIRLGKENEARELLVQKKKLMQALEKSKSRIELLDKLSAKLNEAISVKETQLVSNVALDLEVGRADASGPIRIIPPKEEMEFDPNKNEDFNPDTMDLDEDQPEQFETEFQANLSINQQQEDIEEGTVSMRIWNEENINRSFKDISSYEDFLEHVDQQLNKIEVEVATVLRLWTLVLDSEEQSKNSNVQHTFEILENVRGIRERCKVVRTVYVSTQP; encoded by the exons ATGATGATATTGAATCCTGCTACAGTGGTGGTTCCTCGGGGGCCTCCTCTGAGGAGGGCATTCACAGTTACAAACATCAGCAGTACAGAGCAGCTACGAACTCAACTCGACCAACTTCACTCAGAAGCAGAGAAAACTATATTCAAAG CAAATAATGCAAGATTGAGGCTTATGAGATTGTCAGAGGCAGCGGAGAAGCTTAAACAACGAGCAGCAATGGATATTCGGCTTGGGAAGGAAAATGAAGCAAGGGAGCTGCTTgttcaaaagaagaaattaatgcAAGCTTTAGAGAAGTCAAAGAGCCGCATCGAGTTGCTTGATAAACTTTCAGCCAAGCTTAATGAG GCAATTTCTGTAAAAGAAACACAGCTAGTTTCGAATGTTGCTTTGGATTTGGAAGTTGGAAGAGCAGATGCTTCTGGTCCAATTCGGATCATCCCTCCAAAGGAGGAGATGGAATTTGATCCAAATAAAAATGAAGACTTTAACCCGGACACCATGGACCTTGATGAGGATCAGCCAGAGCAGTTTGAGACAGAATTTCAAGCAAACCTTTCCATTAACCAACAGCAAGAGGATATTGAAGAAGGGACTGTGAGCATGAGAATTTGGAATGAAGAGAATATAAATAGAAGCTTCAAGGATATATCCTCTTATGAAGATTTCCTAGAACATGTGGATCAACAGCTTAACAAAATTGAAGTAGAAGTTGCTACTGTATTACGTCTCTGGACCTTGGTACTTGATAGTGAAGAACAGTCAAAAAACTCAAATGTGCAGCATACATTTGAAATCCTTGAGAATGTACGAGGCATCAGAGAAAG GTGTAAAGTTGTGCGAACTGTATATGTGTCAACACAACCGTAA
- the LOC122072746 gene encoding uncharacterized protein LOC122072746 isoform X1, whose protein sequence is MMILNPATVVVPRGPPLRRAFTVTNISSTEQLRTQLDQLHSEAEKTIFKANNARLRLMRLSEAAEKLKQRAAMDIRLGKENEARELLVQKKKLMQALEKSKSRIELLDKLSAKLNEAISVKETQLVSNVALDLEVGRADASGPIRIIPPKEEMEFDPNKNEDFNPDTMDLDEDQPEQFETEFQANLSINQQQEDIEEGTVSMRIWNEENINRSFKDISSYEDFLEHVDQQLNKIEVEVATVLRLWTLVLDSEEQSKNSNVQHTFEILENVRGIRERISSFKQAKAEIRCKVVRTVYVSTQP, encoded by the exons ATGATGATATTGAATCCTGCTACAGTGGTGGTTCCTCGGGGGCCTCCTCTGAGGAGGGCATTCACAGTTACAAACATCAGCAGTACAGAGCAGCTACGAACTCAACTCGACCAACTTCACTCAGAAGCAGAGAAAACTATATTCAAAG CAAATAATGCAAGATTGAGGCTTATGAGATTGTCAGAGGCAGCGGAGAAGCTTAAACAACGAGCAGCAATGGATATTCGGCTTGGGAAGGAAAATGAAGCAAGGGAGCTGCTTgttcaaaagaagaaattaatgcAAGCTTTAGAGAAGTCAAAGAGCCGCATCGAGTTGCTTGATAAACTTTCAGCCAAGCTTAATGAG GCAATTTCTGTAAAAGAAACACAGCTAGTTTCGAATGTTGCTTTGGATTTGGAAGTTGGAAGAGCAGATGCTTCTGGTCCAATTCGGATCATCCCTCCAAAGGAGGAGATGGAATTTGATCCAAATAAAAATGAAGACTTTAACCCGGACACCATGGACCTTGATGAGGATCAGCCAGAGCAGTTTGAGACAGAATTTCAAGCAAACCTTTCCATTAACCAACAGCAAGAGGATATTGAAGAAGGGACTGTGAGCATGAGAATTTGGAATGAAGAGAATATAAATAGAAGCTTCAAGGATATATCCTCTTATGAAGATTTCCTAGAACATGTGGATCAACAGCTTAACAAAATTGAAGTAGAAGTTGCTACTGTATTACGTCTCTGGACCTTGGTACTTGATAGTGAAGAACAGTCAAAAAACTCAAATGTGCAGCATACATTTGAAATCCTTGAGAATGTACGAGGCATCAGAGAAAG gatttcaagtttcaagcaGGCAAAAGCAGAGATCAG GTGTAAAGTTGTGCGAACTGTATATGTGTCAACACAACCGTAA
- the LOC122072746 gene encoding uncharacterized protein LOC122072746 isoform X4 has product MMILNPATVVVPRGPPLRRAFTVTNISSTEQLRTQLDQLHSEAEKTIFKANNARLRLMRLSEAAEKLKQRAAMDIRLGKENEARELLVQKKKLMQALEKSKSRIELLDKLSAKLNEAISVKETQLVSNVALDLEVGRADASGPIRIIPPKEEMEFDPNKNEDFNPDTMDLDEDQPEQFETEFQANLSINQQQEDIEEGTVSMRIWNEENINRSFKDISSYEDFLEHVDQQLNKIEVEVATVLRLWTLVLDSEEQSKNSNVQHTFEILENVRGIRERISSFKQAKAEIR; this is encoded by the exons ATGATGATATTGAATCCTGCTACAGTGGTGGTTCCTCGGGGGCCTCCTCTGAGGAGGGCATTCACAGTTACAAACATCAGCAGTACAGAGCAGCTACGAACTCAACTCGACCAACTTCACTCAGAAGCAGAGAAAACTATATTCAAAG CAAATAATGCAAGATTGAGGCTTATGAGATTGTCAGAGGCAGCGGAGAAGCTTAAACAACGAGCAGCAATGGATATTCGGCTTGGGAAGGAAAATGAAGCAAGGGAGCTGCTTgttcaaaagaagaaattaatgcAAGCTTTAGAGAAGTCAAAGAGCCGCATCGAGTTGCTTGATAAACTTTCAGCCAAGCTTAATGAG GCAATTTCTGTAAAAGAAACACAGCTAGTTTCGAATGTTGCTTTGGATTTGGAAGTTGGAAGAGCAGATGCTTCTGGTCCAATTCGGATCATCCCTCCAAAGGAGGAGATGGAATTTGATCCAAATAAAAATGAAGACTTTAACCCGGACACCATGGACCTTGATGAGGATCAGCCAGAGCAGTTTGAGACAGAATTTCAAGCAAACCTTTCCATTAACCAACAGCAAGAGGATATTGAAGAAGGGACTGTGAGCATGAGAATTTGGAATGAAGAGAATATAAATAGAAGCTTCAAGGATATATCCTCTTATGAAGATTTCCTAGAACATGTGGATCAACAGCTTAACAAAATTGAAGTAGAAGTTGCTACTGTATTACGTCTCTGGACCTTGGTACTTGATAGTGAAGAACAGTCAAAAAACTCAAATGTGCAGCATACATTTGAAATCCTTGAGAATGTACGAGGCATCAGAGAAAG gatttcaagtttcaagcaGGCAAAAGCAGAGATCAGGTAG
- the LOC122072746 gene encoding uncharacterized protein LOC122072746 isoform X3: MMILNPATVVVPRGPPLRRAFTVTNISSTEQLRTQLDQLHSEAEKTIFKANNARLRLMRLSEAAEKLKQRAAMDIRLGKENEARELLVQKKKLMQALEKSKSRIELLDKLSAKLNEAISVKETQLVSNVALDLEVGRADASGPIRIIPPKEEMEFDPNKNEDFNPDTMDLDEDQPEQFETEFQANLSINQQQEDIEEGTVSMRIWNEENINRSFKDISSYEDFLEHVDQQLNKIEVEVATVLRLWTLVLDSEEQSKNSNVQHTFEILENVRGIRERISSFKQAKAEIR, from the exons ATGATGATATTGAATCCTGCTACAGTGGTGGTTCCTCGGGGGCCTCCTCTGAGGAGGGCATTCACAGTTACAAACATCAGCAGTACAGAGCAGCTACGAACTCAACTCGACCAACTTCACTCAGAAGCAGAGAAAACTATATTCAAAG CAAATAATGCAAGATTGAGGCTTATGAGATTGTCAGAGGCAGCGGAGAAGCTTAAACAACGAGCAGCAATGGATATTCGGCTTGGGAAGGAAAATGAAGCAAGGGAGCTGCTTgttcaaaagaagaaattaatgcAAGCTTTAGAGAAGTCAAAGAGCCGCATCGAGTTGCTTGATAAACTTTCAGCCAAGCTTAATGAG GCAATTTCTGTAAAAGAAACACAGCTAGTTTCGAATGTTGCTTTGGATTTGGAAGTTGGAAGAGCAGATGCTTCTGGTCCAATTCGGATCATCCCTCCAAAGGAGGAGATGGAATTTGATCCAAATAAAAATGAAGACTTTAACCCGGACACCATGGACCTTGATGAGGATCAGCCAGAGCAGTTTGAGACAGAATTTCAAGCAAACCTTTCCATTAACCAACAGCAAGAGGATATTGAAGAAGGGACTGTGAGCATGAGAATTTGGAATGAAGAGAATATAAATAGAAGCTTCAAGGATATATCCTCTTATGAAGATTTCCTAGAACATGTGGATCAACAGCTTAACAAAATTGAAGTAGAAGTTGCTACTGTATTACGTCTCTGGACCTTGGTACTTGATAGTGAAGAACAGTCAAAAAACTCAAATGTGCAGCATACATTTGAAATCCTTGAGAATGTACGAGGCATCAGAGAAAG gatttcaagtttcaagcaGGCAAAAGCAGAGATCAG GTGA